One genomic region from Haloprofundus salinisoli encodes:
- the mnhG gene encoding monovalent cation/H(+) antiporter subunit G, whose translation MVELEAIRTWAIVGLVVVGTFFLTVGTIGLLRLPNVYNRMHATSKPATIGAVAVFLAGFAYFGPGGAGLSSLIGIVFLFLTVPTGAHMISRAAEQTGVPFLGSVTWPGKSDDE comes from the coding sequence ATGGTCGAATTGGAAGCGATACGGACCTGGGCTATCGTCGGCCTGGTCGTCGTCGGGACGTTCTTCCTCACGGTCGGGACGATCGGCCTGCTGAGACTACCAAACGTGTACAACCGGATGCACGCGACGAGCAAGCCGGCGACCATCGGTGCGGTCGCGGTCTTCCTAGCCGGGTTCGCGTACTTCGGTCCCGGGGGCGCCGGCCTCTCGTCGCTCATCGGTATCGTCTTCCTGTTCCTGACGGTGCCGACCGGCGCGCACATGATATCGCGAGCGGCAGAACAGACCGGCGTCCCGTTCCTGGGGTCCGTGACGTGGCCTGGCAAGTCCGACGACGAGTAG
- a CDS encoding complex I subunit 5 family protein: MSWIVIAPLLVVLGTAVLTLALGQRPQMQRAASVAGAVGYVVAVSSAAWTFVLAPAAPGAAAYQVGDWPAPFGITLVLDGLSAFMLTIAAGVGLASILFSVQYVTPENQRVYYHPLFHMLLVGVTGAFLTADLFNLFVWFEVMLIVSYVFVAFYGTDHATAASFRYLVMNVFGSALMLVAIGGLYATTGTLNMADMAQRLADPAAYGVDLAPAVGLSALLLAVFALKAGLVPFQFWVPAAYTAAPPPITAMFAGVTKKVGMYAIVRLYFTVFAGAPVSVDLLGIAGVSPLAFLAPVLAAMGAASIVVGGFGAVGQDRLEGVFAYSSVGQVGFIAIPIAVAAAADPTGTLRGVAIAAALVFALHHALAKGLLFLSAAAVENATGTDNLRDLGGLAGRLPLLAGAVFVGLLSLIGLPPLTGFFGKFLAFDAAVRGLASGSGALSAVALVALLLGAVLTILYATRVWVGGFWGSETPAVEVTTAEPGQILVLVALAAAVVLVGVGFDPVYRFAETAANAAIDTEAYVDVVGLGGGGDA, encoded by the coding sequence ATGAGCTGGATCGTCATCGCGCCGCTGCTAGTCGTGCTCGGTACCGCCGTGCTCACGCTCGCGCTCGGCCAGCGGCCACAGATGCAGCGCGCGGCGAGCGTGGCCGGCGCCGTCGGTTACGTCGTGGCTGTTTCCAGTGCCGCCTGGACGTTCGTCCTCGCGCCGGCGGCGCCCGGCGCGGCGGCCTACCAGGTGGGCGACTGGCCCGCCCCCTTCGGAATCACACTCGTCCTCGACGGGCTGTCAGCGTTCATGCTGACTATCGCCGCAGGCGTCGGTCTCGCGTCGATACTGTTCTCGGTCCAGTACGTGACCCCCGAGAACCAACGCGTGTACTACCACCCGCTGTTCCACATGCTCCTCGTTGGCGTGACCGGCGCGTTCCTCACCGCCGACCTGTTCAACCTGTTCGTCTGGTTCGAGGTGATGCTGATCGTCAGCTACGTGTTCGTCGCCTTCTACGGCACCGATCACGCCACCGCGGCGTCGTTCCGCTATCTGGTGATGAACGTCTTCGGAAGCGCGCTCATGCTCGTGGCCATCGGCGGCCTGTACGCCACGACGGGCACGCTCAACATGGCCGACATGGCCCAGCGGTTGGCCGACCCCGCCGCGTACGGCGTCGACCTCGCGCCCGCTGTCGGCCTGTCGGCCCTGCTGCTCGCGGTGTTCGCGCTGAAGGCCGGCCTCGTCCCCTTCCAGTTCTGGGTGCCCGCCGCCTACACCGCTGCCCCGCCACCCATCACTGCGATGTTCGCAGGCGTCACCAAGAAGGTCGGCATGTACGCGATCGTCCGCCTCTACTTCACGGTCTTCGCCGGCGCGCCCGTCTCCGTCGACTTGCTCGGTATCGCCGGCGTGTCACCGCTCGCCTTCCTCGCCCCGGTGCTGGCAGCGATGGGGGCGGCGAGCATCGTCGTCGGCGGGTTCGGTGCCGTCGGCCAGGACCGACTGGAGGGCGTGTTCGCGTACTCGAGCGTCGGCCAGGTCGGCTTCATCGCCATCCCCATCGCCGTCGCCGCGGCGGCCGACCCCACGGGGACTCTCCGCGGGGTCGCCATCGCGGCTGCGCTGGTGTTCGCGCTCCACCACGCGTTGGCGAAAGGACTTCTCTTCCTCTCGGCGGCCGCCGTCGAGAATGCGACCGGGACGGACAACCTGCGGGACCTCGGCGGCCTCGCCGGCCGCTTGCCGCTGCTCGCGGGGGCCGTTTTCGTCGGCCTCCTCTCGCTGATCGGCCTCCCGCCGTTGACAGGATTCTTCGGGAAGTTCCTCGCTTTCGACGCAGCAGTTCGGGGGCTCGCGTCCGGGTCCGGCGCGCTATCGGCAGTCGCGCTGGTCGCGTTGCTCCTCGGCGCTGTGCTCACGATTCTGTACGCGACGCGGGTGTGGGTCGGCGGCTTCTGGGGGTCCGAGACGCCGGCGGTCGAGGTCACTACCGCCGAACCGGGTCAGATATTGGTCCTCGTCGCACTCGCGGCGGCCGTCGTCCTCGTCGGCGTGGGGTTCGACCCGGTCTACCGGTTCGCCGAGACGGCGGCGAACGCCGCAATCGACACCGAGGCCTACGTCGACGTCGTGGGTCTCGGCGGAGGTGGTGACGCGTGA
- the mbhE gene encoding hydrogen gas-evolving membrane-bound hydrogenase subunit E, with amino-acid sequence MANLTVVTTIVALPFVAAVLSPLLYRVLGERTGYAGALVAAASFGLLATQADSYGTVRASWVPALDVGFQFTVDGWGLLFALLASGIGVLVFVYSARYMHGEDGLARYYAALLAFMGSILGVALASDLVLVFLFWELTSLCSFVLIGHYTDDAESRYSARMAMVVTVGGGLCLLAGLLVLSVAAQDALGGVTFDLTAMIANDEAMRAALRESGLFVPALVLVVVAAAAKSAQVPLHFWLPNAMVAPTPVSAFLHSATMVKVGVYFLGRVRPLLMSPEWVLLVATLGLLTMTVGALLAVASTDIKELLAYSTASHLGLMVAGFGFDVVYGGEAGTFHLLNHALFKAPLFLVAGIVAHEAGTRNLDNLGGLWRELPITAAITGVAALSMAGIPPLNGFYSKELLFEATYEVAHEAGGVAWLYPTVATVASVFTVVYSVKFLGMFFGERRAPLADIHRPPVALVAPPALLAAAAAVVSVAPQLAVDAIVQEAVEATAIGEAHLEAGLPTHFSPPVAMSAVAILGGLAAYPFAGRLATAIGRGVDAPVPVRPRGWYDWVVSTAETTSARFGPFVHNGLLRTYVTWVAAAGSLLALAGFAATRGALGIDRLGVPLAVAAVLMIAILAGVAVTTAPSHVVSVLTLSILGFMLAIFFILASAPDLALTQLVVETLVLLIFLLVLQRLPSFYSDVRPLALARDAGVAILVGAMAFVSVLLTAPRPDADPTSVATYYTEQAVPGGGGTNVVNVILVDFRAFDTLGELLVVTVAAIAILVLVTMRTRGEETVGDSEEGPIPDGGDSP; translated from the coding sequence ATGGCAAACCTAACAGTCGTTACGACTATCGTTGCGCTTCCCTTCGTCGCCGCGGTCCTCTCACCGCTCCTCTATCGCGTCCTCGGCGAACGGACCGGCTATGCGGGGGCCCTCGTCGCGGCGGCGAGTTTCGGACTTCTAGCGACGCAGGCCGACAGTTACGGCACCGTCAGGGCGTCGTGGGTTCCCGCTCTCGACGTGGGGTTCCAGTTCACCGTCGATGGTTGGGGGCTCCTCTTCGCGCTCCTGGCCAGCGGCATCGGCGTCCTCGTGTTCGTTTACTCGGCGCGGTACATGCACGGCGAGGACGGCTTGGCGCGCTACTACGCAGCGCTGCTGGCGTTCATGGGCTCGATACTCGGCGTCGCGCTCGCCTCCGACCTCGTTCTCGTCTTCCTGTTCTGGGAACTGACCAGCCTCTGTTCGTTCGTGCTCATCGGTCACTATACCGACGACGCCGAGTCGCGCTACTCGGCACGGATGGCCATGGTCGTGACCGTCGGCGGTGGCCTGTGCCTGCTCGCCGGCCTGCTCGTGCTCTCGGTGGCGGCGCAAGACGCCCTCGGCGGCGTGACCTTCGACCTGACGGCGATGATCGCGAACGACGAAGCGATGCGCGCCGCCCTCCGCGAGTCGGGGCTGTTCGTGCCGGCACTCGTCCTCGTCGTCGTCGCCGCGGCCGCCAAGTCCGCGCAGGTGCCGCTGCACTTCTGGCTGCCGAACGCCATGGTCGCGCCGACGCCCGTCTCCGCCTTCCTCCACTCCGCGACGATGGTCAAGGTGGGCGTCTACTTCCTCGGGCGCGTGCGCCCCCTGCTGATGAGCCCCGAGTGGGTGCTGCTCGTCGCGACGCTGGGACTCCTGACGATGACCGTCGGAGCGCTGCTGGCGGTGGCCTCGACCGACATCAAGGAGTTGCTCGCCTACTCGACGGCGAGCCACCTCGGGCTGATGGTCGCGGGCTTCGGCTTCGACGTCGTCTACGGCGGCGAGGCGGGCACGTTCCACCTGCTCAACCACGCACTGTTCAAGGCGCCGCTGTTCCTCGTCGCGGGAATCGTCGCCCACGAGGCCGGCACGCGCAATCTCGACAACCTCGGGGGGCTCTGGCGGGAGCTCCCGATAACGGCCGCAATCACCGGGGTCGCCGCGTTGAGCATGGCCGGTATCCCCCCGCTCAATGGCTTCTACTCGAAGGAGCTGCTGTTCGAGGCGACCTACGAGGTTGCTCACGAGGCCGGCGGAGTCGCCTGGCTGTACCCCACCGTGGCGACGGTCGCGAGCGTGTTTACCGTCGTCTACTCGGTGAAGTTCCTCGGGATGTTCTTCGGCGAGCGGCGAGCGCCGCTCGCGGACATCCACCGGCCACCGGTCGCGCTGGTCGCACCCCCTGCCCTGCTGGCCGCCGCGGCAGCCGTCGTCAGCGTCGCGCCGCAACTAGCGGTCGACGCCATCGTCCAGGAGGCCGTCGAGGCCACAGCCATCGGCGAGGCTCACCTCGAGGCTGGACTGCCGACTCACTTCTCACCCCCGGTCGCGATGTCTGCCGTCGCTATCCTAGGCGGACTCGCCGCGTACCCGTTCGCGGGGCGTCTCGCGACGGCCATCGGACGCGGCGTCGATGCCCCGGTCCCCGTGCGGCCCCGCGGGTGGTACGACTGGGTCGTCTCGACGGCGGAGACGACCAGCGCCCGGTTCGGCCCGTTCGTCCACAACGGCCTCCTGCGGACGTACGTGACGTGGGTGGCGGCGGCCGGGAGTCTGCTCGCGCTCGCCGGCTTCGCCGCAACCAGAGGGGCTCTCGGAATCGATAGGCTCGGCGTGCCGCTGGCGGTCGCCGCCGTGCTGATGATCGCCATCCTCGCCGGTGTGGCGGTGACGACCGCCCCCTCCCACGTCGTCAGCGTCCTCACGCTGTCGATTCTCGGATTCATGCTCGCCATCTTCTTCATCCTCGCGAGCGCGCCGGACCTGGCGCTCACGCAACTGGTCGTCGAGACGCTCGTACTCCTGATCTTCCTGCTCGTCCTCCAACGGTTGCCGTCTTTTTACTCGGACGTCCGACCGCTCGCGCTCGCCCGAGATGCGGGCGTGGCGATTCTGGTGGGCGCGATGGCGTTCGTGTCCGTCCTCCTGACGGCACCTCGTCCCGACGCCGACCCGACGAGCGTCGCCACGTACTACACGGAGCAGGCGGTCCCGGGTGGTGGCGGCACGAACGTCGTCAACGTCATCCTCGTGGACTTCCGGGCGTTCGACACGCTGGGCGAGTTGCTGGTCGTCACGGTCGCCGCAATCGCCATCCTCGTGCTCGTGACGATGCGGACCCGGGGTGAAGAGACCGTGGGCGATAGCGAAGAGGGACCGATTCCCGACGGGGGTGACTCGCCGTGA
- a CDS encoding monovalent cation/H+ antiporter complex subunit F — translation MVAEGTIVPVVDAAIVLVVLLNLLCGYRAVLGPTIPDRVVALDAIATNVVAIAVLFAIKTGRGLFVTVSLVLAIIAFLSTVAVAKFVTEGDIIVMQE, via the coding sequence ATGGTCGCTGAGGGGACGATAGTGCCGGTAGTAGACGCCGCGATCGTCCTCGTAGTGCTTCTGAATCTGCTGTGCGGCTACCGCGCGGTCCTGGGCCCGACGATCCCCGACCGCGTGGTCGCATTGGACGCCATCGCGACGAACGTCGTCGCCATCGCCGTCCTGTTCGCCATCAAGACCGGCCGGGGCCTCTTCGTGACCGTCAGTCTCGTCCTCGCGATTATCGCGTTCCTCTCGACGGTCGCGGTTGCTAAGTTCGTCACCGAAGGCGACATCATCGTTATGCAGGAGTGA
- a CDS encoding 5,10-methylenetetrahydromethanopterin reductase yields MLGIELTPEHPISELVGLGVAAEETGFDSVFVSAHYNNRDPFAVLSQLAAATDAVRLGPGVANPFETHPVTLASKVATLAEASEGRATFGIGPGDPSTLRNLGLEDERGLRPVLEAFKVAQRLWDGERVDHEGTFEARDAGLNYDPPGEIPVYVGGEGPHMCRMAAKHADGLLFNGSHPDDLAWAREQVEQGLDDRPDERGAFDLAAYASVSVAKGRESAREAARPPVAFIAAGAAPPVLERHGIDRERAGEIGEKITAGEFSDAFDLVTPAMVDAFCMAGTVGEVTTRMEKVLRHADGIVAGSPLGPNLESAVSLAGRAYDRATRR; encoded by the coding sequence ATGCTCGGCATCGAACTGACGCCCGAACACCCGATTTCGGAACTCGTCGGCCTGGGCGTCGCCGCCGAGGAGACCGGGTTCGATTCGGTGTTCGTCTCCGCGCACTACAACAACCGCGACCCGTTCGCCGTCCTCTCGCAGCTGGCCGCCGCGACCGACGCGGTTCGACTCGGACCGGGCGTCGCCAACCCCTTCGAGACCCACCCGGTGACGCTCGCCTCGAAGGTGGCGACGCTCGCGGAGGCCAGCGAGGGCCGCGCGACGTTCGGCATCGGCCCGGGCGACCCCTCGACGTTGCGCAACTTGGGCCTCGAAGACGAACGCGGCCTCCGCCCCGTGCTGGAGGCGTTCAAAGTCGCACAGCGGCTCTGGGACGGCGAGCGCGTCGACCACGAGGGGACGTTCGAGGCGCGCGACGCCGGCTTGAACTACGACCCGCCGGGTGAGATTCCGGTGTACGTCGGCGGCGAGGGGCCGCACATGTGCCGGATGGCCGCCAAGCACGCCGACGGCCTGCTGTTCAACGGCTCGCACCCCGACGACCTCGCGTGGGCGCGAGAGCAGGTCGAGCAGGGGCTCGACGACCGACCCGACGAGCGCGGCGCGTTCGACCTCGCGGCCTACGCCTCGGTGAGCGTCGCCAAGGGCAGGGAGTCGGCGCGCGAGGCCGCCCGACCGCCGGTGGCGTTCATCGCCGCGGGGGCGGCCCCGCCGGTGTTGGAGCGACACGGTATCGACCGCGAACGGGCCGGCGAAATCGGCGAGAAGATAACTGCGGGCGAGTTTTCGGACGCCTTCGACCTCGTCACGCCCGCGATGGTCGACGCGTTCTGCATGGCCGGGACGGTCGGCGAGGTGACGACGCGGATGGAGAAAGTGCTTCGGCACGCCGACGGCATCGTCGCCGGGTCGCCGCTCGGTCCGAATCTCGAATCGGCGGTCAGTCTCGCCGGACGCGCGTACGACCGGGCGACGAGACGTTGA
- a CDS encoding YfcE family phosphodiesterase: MQVAILGDTHIPSSATELPEWVRTRLADADYTLHAGEFDSVEAYETVLALTDGMLTAVAGDADPPELDLPPVEIAEFEGITFVVTRDQERLASAVRERVDGVHVGDDSEGDFDVVGVLGDDHDPTDERIDGVRVLHPGSATGAPPTAQPTMFVVQIEDGEYETVLLPHEKLQFD, encoded by the coding sequence ATGCAGGTTGCCATACTCGGCGACACGCACATTCCGTCGAGCGCCACCGAACTTCCGGAGTGGGTTCGGACCCGACTGGCCGACGCCGATTACACGCTCCACGCGGGTGAGTTCGACTCGGTGGAGGCGTACGAGACAGTGTTGGCGCTCACCGACGGCATGCTGACGGCGGTGGCCGGTGACGCCGACCCGCCGGAGTTAGATCTCCCGCCGGTCGAAATCGCCGAGTTCGAGGGAATCACGTTCGTCGTGACCCGCGACCAGGAGCGTCTCGCCAGCGCCGTGCGAGAGCGCGTCGACGGCGTTCACGTCGGTGACGACTCCGAGGGCGACTTCGACGTCGTCGGCGTCCTCGGCGACGACCACGACCCGACAGACGAACGCATCGACGGCGTTCGAGTGCTCCATCCGGGCAGCGCGACCGGCGCGCCCCCGACTGCACAGCCGACGATGTTCGTCGTGCAGATCGAAGACGGCGAGTACGAGACGGTGCTGTTGCCGCACGAGAAGCTGCAGTTCGATTGA
- a CDS encoding sodium:proton antiporter — MSVALAVTVGGLFAVGTFLLLRRDLVRVVVGVAVVSQATFVYLIAMGGVDEGTHDLVPVLETHGGEVPVVADPVVQALVLTAIVISFGTTALALVLSYRAYEENETMDVTEWIE, encoded by the coding sequence ATGAGCGTCGCTCTGGCAGTTACGGTCGGCGGGTTGTTCGCCGTCGGGACCTTCCTGCTGTTGCGGCGGGACCTGGTGCGGGTCGTCGTGGGGGTCGCCGTCGTCTCTCAGGCGACGTTCGTCTATCTGATCGCGATGGGCGGCGTCGACGAGGGGACCCACGACCTCGTGCCCGTCCTCGAAACCCACGGCGGCGAGGTTCCCGTGGTCGCCGACCCCGTGGTGCAGGCGCTCGTCTTGACCGCTATCGTCATCAGTTTCGGGACGACCGCGCTGGCGCTCGTCCTGTCGTATCGGGCCTACGAGGAGAACGAGACCATGGATGTCACGGAGTGGATTGAATGA
- a CDS encoding coenzyme F420-0:L-glutamate ligase: MELFAVPDLPEIRPGDDLAALIRERVDLEPDDVVCVASTVVSKAEGRLADLSEFPAGPRARELAARLAEISGDEKDPRFAQAVLEESTEIIVEAPFLLTESRFGHVGVNAGIDRSNVAGADLLLLPKRPSESAARIREGLPVDRVVVTDTCGRPFRHGQRGVAIGWAGMPASRDWRGEADRDGRELGVTVQNVVDELAAAANLVAGEGDGGTPVVVVRGFEFGDHDGSDAQFREVEGDFVRQALREWAFESN; the protein is encoded by the coding sequence ATGGAGCTGTTCGCCGTTCCCGACCTCCCCGAGATTCGGCCGGGCGACGACCTCGCGGCGCTGATCCGCGAGCGGGTCGATCTCGAACCGGACGACGTCGTCTGCGTCGCCAGTACCGTCGTCTCGAAGGCCGAGGGTCGCCTCGCGGACCTCTCGGAGTTTCCGGCGGGGCCGCGCGCCAGAGAGCTCGCCGCGCGCCTCGCCGAGATCTCCGGCGACGAGAAAGACCCGCGGTTCGCCCAGGCCGTCCTGGAGGAGAGCACCGAGATAATCGTGGAAGCGCCGTTTCTGCTGACGGAGTCGCGGTTCGGCCACGTCGGCGTCAACGCCGGCATCGACCGCTCGAACGTGGCGGGCGCGGATCTCCTGTTGCTTCCGAAACGACCCTCCGAGAGCGCCGCGCGCATCCGCGAGGGACTGCCCGTCGACCGCGTCGTCGTCACCGACACCTGCGGGCGGCCGTTCCGCCACGGCCAGCGCGGCGTCGCCATCGGCTGGGCCGGGATGCCCGCCTCCCGCGACTGGCGCGGCGAAGCCGACCGCGACGGCCGCGAACTCGGCGTGACGGTCCAGAACGTCGTCGACGAACTCGCGGCGGCGGCGAACCTCGTCGCCGGCGAGGGCGACGGCGGCACGCCCGTCGTCGTCGTCCGCGGCTTCGAGTTCGGCGACCACGACGGGTCGGACGCGCAGTTCCGCGAGGTCGAGGGCGACTTCGTCCGGCAGGCGCTCAGAGAGTGGGCGTTCGAGTCGAACTGA
- a CDS encoding pyridoxal phosphate-dependent aminotransferase → MVTPTERVRAVDRSSIRVMFDLAEATDRDLVRLEVGEPDFDTPEHVVDAAAEAARAGETHYTSNAGLPVVREAIGETMADRFDVAVAPDDVVVTNGGMEALLLAVLSTVGPGEELLIPSPGWPNYWAQARLADGVPVEVPMPADEGYPLDVDRVRDALNENTAAIVLCSPSNPTGRVYDEGAIREVVDAAAEYDAYVIADEVYAGLSYDRDLTGIAALTGHPDHVLTINSCSKTYAMTGWRVGWLCGPPELIDEVTKIHESTTSCASSVAQHAALAALTGPQDSFEEMHDAFGERRDYVVDRIADIDGLSCPRPQGAFYAFLDVDMEGSSLDVAKTLLTEYGVVLAPGDGFGDAGAGKLRLSFANSIDRLELGFDRIERALSER, encoded by the coding sequence ATGGTAACACCCACCGAACGCGTGCGGGCGGTCGACCGCTCCAGCATCCGCGTGATGTTCGACCTCGCGGAGGCGACAGACCGCGACCTGGTCCGCCTCGAAGTCGGCGAACCCGACTTCGATACGCCCGAGCACGTCGTCGACGCCGCCGCCGAGGCCGCCCGCGCGGGGGAGACGCACTACACCTCGAACGCCGGCCTTCCGGTCGTCCGCGAGGCCATCGGCGAGACGATGGCCGACCGATTCGACGTAGCGGTCGCCCCCGACGACGTCGTCGTCACTAACGGCGGGATGGAGGCGCTGTTGCTCGCCGTTCTCTCGACGGTCGGCCCCGGCGAGGAACTGCTCATCCCCTCGCCCGGGTGGCCGAACTACTGGGCGCAGGCGCGACTCGCCGACGGCGTCCCCGTCGAGGTGCCGATGCCCGCCGACGAGGGGTATCCGCTGGACGTCGACCGCGTCCGTGACGCGCTGAACGAGAACACCGCCGCGATCGTGCTCTGCTCGCCGTCGAACCCGACTGGGAGAGTGTACGACGAGGGCGCGATTCGTGAGGTCGTCGACGCCGCCGCCGAGTACGACGCCTACGTCATCGCCGACGAGGTGTACGCGGGGCTCTCGTACGACCGCGACCTGACGGGCATCGCGGCGCTCACCGGCCACCCCGACCACGTCCTCACAATCAACTCCTGCTCGAAGACGTACGCGATGACGGGGTGGCGCGTCGGGTGGCTCTGCGGGCCGCCCGAACTCATCGACGAGGTGACCAAGATTCACGAGAGCACCACTTCCTGTGCGTCCAGCGTCGCCCAGCACGCCGCGCTCGCGGCGCTGACCGGCCCGCAGGACTCCTTCGAGGAGATGCACGACGCGTTCGGCGAACGGCGCGACTACGTCGTCGACCGAATCGCCGACATCGACGGGCTCAGCTGCCCGCGGCCGCAGGGAGCGTTCTACGCCTTCCTCGACGTCGATATGGAGGGGTCGAGTCTCGACGTCGCAAAGACGCTTCTGACGGAGTACGGCGTCGTCCTCGCGCCCGGCGACGGCTTCGGCGACGCCGGCGCGGGCAAACTTCGGCTCAGTTTCGCCAACAGCATCGACCGTCTCGAACTCGGATTCGACCGCATCGAGCGGGCGCTCTCCGAGCGCTGA
- a CDS encoding Na+/H+ antiporter subunit E, translating to MTRSWPVIGALFGLIWVFVDGPPLEPEPLVGSLLVGLVVGIPLAYVFRRLYADTLDLRQVLRGIPYTILYMLTFVREAVVSSLDVTYRVLALSEPPIEPEVILIPLRVQTDLGVTTIANSITMTPGSLTLDYDSEENALYVHVIDGRDPEDIVAPIRDWEDYALVIFDEELSAGDPAPDFAVYPTDRTHPVLKQAVPETEREAETEAEPPAEEATGGDDDGR from the coding sequence GTGACCCGCAGTTGGCCCGTCATCGGCGCCCTGTTCGGCCTCATCTGGGTATTCGTCGACGGGCCACCGCTCGAACCCGAACCGCTCGTCGGGTCGCTGTTGGTCGGCCTCGTGGTCGGGATCCCCCTGGCCTACGTCTTCCGGCGCCTGTATGCGGACACCCTCGATCTCCGCCAGGTGCTTCGTGGAATCCCGTACACGATACTGTACATGCTAACGTTCGTCAGGGAGGCGGTCGTCTCCAGTCTCGACGTCACGTACCGCGTGCTCGCGCTCTCCGAACCGCCGATCGAACCCGAGGTAATACTCATCCCGCTGCGGGTACAGACGGACCTCGGCGTGACCACTATCGCCAACAGCATCACGATGACCCCCGGCTCGCTCACGCTCGACTACGATTCGGAGGAGAACGCACTGTACGTCCACGTCATCGACGGGAGAGATCCCGAAGACATCGTCGCCCCGATCCGCGACTGGGAGGACTACGCGCTCGTCATCTTCGACGAGGAGCTATCGGCGGGCGACCCCGCGCCGGATTTCGCCGTCTACCCGACCGACCGGACTCATCCCGTCCTCAAACAGGCCGTACCCGAAACCGAGAGAGAGGCGGAGACGGAGGCTGAACCGCCGGCTGAGGAGGCCACAGGAGGTGACGACGATGGTCGCTGA
- a CDS encoding MnhB domain-containing protein — MTTTIMRTTVRVTVPIVLVLSIWLFLQGHNLPGGGFIGGVLTTAAFVLIYVAYDLDYLESGVLDREVNPGTSIFEHRTVAAYRRTLLLGLAVVIGSGVAGMLVGDPFLTQTYVHVGGVPIYHDVELASALVFDLGVYLVVVGSLLTIISVVSAE, encoded by the coding sequence GTGACGACGACGATAATGCGGACGACGGTCCGGGTGACCGTCCCCATCGTGCTCGTCCTCTCGATCTGGCTGTTCCTCCAGGGCCACAACCTGCCCGGCGGCGGGTTCATCGGCGGCGTCCTCACCACGGCGGCGTTCGTGCTCATCTACGTCGCCTACGACCTCGACTACTTGGAGTCGGGGGTCCTCGACAGGGAGGTCAATCCCGGCACCAGCATTTTCGAGCACCGCACGGTCGCCGCCTACCGCCGCACGTTGCTCTTGGGGCTGGCGGTCGTCATCGGCAGCGGAGTCGCCGGGATGCTCGTTGGCGACCCGTTCTTGACCCAGACGTACGTCCACGTCGGTGGTGTCCCGATCTACCACGATGTCGAACTCGCCAGCGCGCTCGTGTTCGATTTGGGCGTGTACCTCGTCGTCGTCGGCAGTCTTCTGACGATCATCTCGGTGGTGAGCGCCGAATGA